The following coding sequences are from one Salinicoccus sp. Bachu38 window:
- a CDS encoding TetR/AcrR family transcriptional regulator: protein MSKLSRKEATRKNLLEAFWSLYIEKPLEKITVKEITDLAGYNRGTFYTYFSDVYEVLEIQKATVMPTEDMILDPLKEIRDNGGKIKESLNGVSDYMKEHGDRIAILLGPEGDPKFPHEMKARVRNIIMNFVHELGIREAAEYEYIIEYHISGMINMYQLWVENGQNISECELSALYDRVAHIGTLNITNSMLNDR, encoded by the coding sequence ATGTCGAAATTAAGTCGGAAAGAGGCGACGAGGAAAAATCTTCTCGAAGCATTCTGGTCGCTCTACATCGAGAAGCCATTGGAAAAGATCACCGTCAAGGAGATTACGGACCTTGCGGGCTATAACAGAGGTACTTTCTATACATATTTTTCTGATGTCTACGAAGTGCTGGAAATACAGAAGGCCACAGTGATGCCGACAGAGGACATGATTCTCGACCCTTTGAAGGAGATACGGGATAACGGAGGGAAGATAAAGGAGTCCCTGAACGGTGTATCCGACTATATGAAGGAGCATGGCGACCGCATCGCCATCCTGCTGGGCCCCGAGGGGGACCCCAAATTCCCGCATGAGATGAAGGCGCGGGTGCGGAACATCATCATGAACTTCGTGCACGAACTGGGTATAAGGGAAGCCGCAGAATACGAATACATCATCGAATACCATATATCCGGCATGATCAACATGTATCAGCTGTGGGTGGAAAATGGACAGAACATTTCGGAGTGTGAACTGAGTGCGCTGTATGACCGGGTAGCGCATATCGGCACATTGAACATCACCAACAGCATGCTGAACGACCGCTAG
- a CDS encoding MalY/PatB family protein produces the protein MMKYDFDTPINRRNTYAMKWDGGELIKEFGLTERYDEDTIPLFTADMDFQVAEPVVEALRKTVDHQIFGYTIAPPAYYEAIQKWFSDKYGWEIGKEEIIYAPGTVHSLNIAVKAYSEKGDGVIIQRPVYPPFTSAVEGNGRTVKNNRLKREESGHYRIDFEDFEKLAKEDDTSMFIMCNPHNPTGNIFQPEDLARLADICHENGVTIIADEIHGDLIRIGETFTPIVKASAHTDHIVTLTAINKTFNLAGLHCTNVVITDEGLRKKFQEEQGMSLPSPFTVSALIAAYTEGDEWLRQVREYIDGNIDFVIDFLSREMPKVKVERPAGTYVLWMDFSGYGIPQEEVHDRIYNRANVLLEDGKMFGEEGNDFQRICVPSPRSVLEEALKRIAYEFRDLH, from the coding sequence ATGATGAAATATGATTTCGATACACCGATAAACAGAAGGAACACCTATGCCATGAAATGGGATGGGGGAGAACTGATCAAGGAATTTGGACTGACGGAGCGCTATGACGAAGATACGATTCCGCTGTTCACGGCAGACATGGACTTCCAGGTGGCCGAACCGGTCGTCGAGGCATTGAGGAAGACGGTGGACCACCAGATCTTCGGCTATACGATTGCGCCGCCCGCCTACTATGAAGCCATACAGAAGTGGTTCTCGGACAAGTACGGCTGGGAGATCGGCAAGGAGGAGATCATCTATGCCCCGGGTACGGTGCATTCCCTGAACATTGCGGTAAAGGCATACTCCGAAAAGGGCGACGGCGTCATCATCCAGCGTCCGGTATATCCGCCATTCACGTCGGCGGTCGAAGGCAACGGCCGTACAGTGAAGAACAATAGGCTGAAGCGGGAGGAATCGGGACATTATCGCATCGATTTCGAGGATTTCGAGAAGCTTGCGAAAGAGGACGATACATCCATGTTCATCATGTGCAACCCGCACAATCCGACGGGCAACATCTTCCAGCCTGAAGACCTTGCGCGCCTGGCCGACATCTGCCATGAAAATGGCGTCACCATCATCGCGGATGAAATCCATGGGGACCTCATCCGCATCGGGGAGACGTTCACGCCGATCGTCAAGGCCTCAGCCCACACGGATCACATCGTTACGCTGACGGCCATCAACAAGACGTTCAACCTTGCCGGCCTGCACTGTACGAATGTGGTGATTACAGATGAAGGATTGAGGAAGAAGTTCCAGGAGGAGCAGGGCATGAGCCTGCCGAGTCCATTTACAGTATCCGCACTCATCGCCGCCTACACGGAAGGGGACGAATGGCTCCGTCAGGTCAGGGAGTACATTGATGGCAACATCGACTTCGTGATCGACTTCCTGTCGCGCGAAATGCCGAAGGTCAAAGTCGAACGTCCGGCGGGCACATATGTGCTGTGGATGGATTTCTCGGGCTACGGCATCCCGCAGGAGGAAGTGCATGACCGCATCTACAACAGGGCCAACGTGCTGCTTGAGGATGGAAAGATGTTCGGCGAGGAAGGCAATGACTTCCAGAGGATCTGTGTACCTTCTCCAAGATCCGTGCTCGAAGAGGCGCTGAAGCGCATCGCGTATGAGTTCCGCGACCTGCATTAG
- the trpD gene encoding anthranilate phosphoribosyltransferase gives MKPYLAKLSEREDLTFEEMSEAVSILLLDAVSDSEIAALLMALKAKGETVEEIAALVEVLRRHAMPIRRHIEGVMDNCGTGGDGSNSFNISTTSAFVLAGAGVKVAKHGNRSITSKTGSSDVLGEVGVSLTFDTEDIDTLLDKNDIAFLFAPHAHPKIKQIMKVRHDLKVPTIFNLIGPLINPVALDYQFLGVYRRDKVEMMAQVLKRLGRKRAVVINGAGSMDEASLLGENHMTILADGEITNVTFTPESVGLPAYSKEAITGGDSGENAQILLNVLSGRATPAQRDTVLLNAGLGLFSAERAQTIEEGIEKARESIDSGRALAKLNHLITYTQEGGI, from the coding sequence ATGAAACCATATCTGGCGAAATTGTCCGAACGTGAGGATCTGACTTTCGAGGAGATGTCGGAAGCGGTATCGATCCTGCTGCTGGATGCAGTCAGCGACAGTGAGATCGCAGCGCTCCTCATGGCACTGAAGGCGAAAGGCGAGACGGTGGAGGAGATTGCGGCACTCGTCGAAGTGCTGCGCAGGCATGCGATGCCGATCCGGCGCCATATCGAAGGTGTGATGGACAACTGCGGAACGGGTGGTGATGGCTCCAACAGCTTCAACATCTCGACGACATCAGCCTTTGTACTGGCAGGGGCAGGCGTGAAGGTCGCCAAGCACGGCAACCGCAGCATCACAAGCAAGACGGGCAGTTCGGATGTACTGGGTGAGGTCGGTGTATCGCTGACCTTCGACACCGAAGATATCGATACCCTGCTCGACAAGAACGACATCGCATTCCTTTTTGCGCCCCATGCCCATCCAAAGATCAAGCAGATCATGAAAGTGCGGCATGACCTGAAGGTGCCGACCATCTTCAACCTGATCGGACCGCTGATCAACCCGGTGGCACTGGACTACCAGTTCCTCGGTGTCTACCGCAGGGACAAGGTGGAGATGATGGCCCAGGTGCTGAAGCGTCTCGGCAGGAAGCGCGCTGTAGTCATCAACGGAGCAGGTTCGATGGACGAGGCATCGCTGCTCGGTGAAAACCACATGACGATACTTGCTGACGGCGAGATCACCAATGTGACGTTCACTCCGGAATCGGTCGGCCTGCCGGCATATTCGAAGGAAGCGATCACCGGCGGCGACAGCGGGGAAAATGCACAAATTCTCCTTAATGTCCTTTCGGGCCGGGCCACGCCGGCCCAGCGCGATACGGTCCTTCTGAATGCGGGGCTCGGACTGTTCAGTGCCGAGCGGGCACAGACGATCGAGGAAGGCATCGAAAAGGCGCGGGAAAGCATCGATTCAGGCAGGGCACTTGCAAAACTAAATCATCTGATTACCTATACACAAGAAGGCGGGATATAA